In Bubalus bubalis isolate 160015118507 breed Murrah chromosome 3, NDDB_SH_1, whole genome shotgun sequence, a genomic segment contains:
- the LOC112583886 gene encoding interferon beta-3, translated as MTYRCLLPMVLLLCFSTTALSRSYSLLRFQQRRNLAVCQKLLGQLPSTPQHCLEFRMDFQMPEEMKQAQQFRKEDAILVMYEMLQQIFSILTRDFSSTGWSETIIEDLLEELYGQMNRLEPIQKEIMQKQNFTMGDTTVLHLRKYYFNLVQYLKFKEYNRCAWTVVRVQILTNFSFLMRLTDYLRD; from the coding sequence ATGACCTACCGGTGCCTCCTCCCGATGGTTCTCCTGCTGTGTTTCTCCACCACAGCTCTTTCCAGGAGCTACAGCTTGCTTCGATTCCAACAAAGGCGGAACCTTGCGGTGTGTCAGAAACTCCTGGGGCAGTTACCTTCAACTCCTCAACATTGCCTCGAGTTCAGGATGGACTTCCAGATGCCTGAGGAGATGAAGCAAGCACAGCAGTTCCGGAAGGAAGATGCCATATTGGTCATGTATGAGATGCTCCAGCAGATCTTCAGCATTCTCaccagagacttctccagcactggCTGGTCTGAGACCATCATTGAGGACCTCCTTGAGGAACTCTATGGGCAGATGAATCGCCTGGAGCCAATCCAGAAGGAAATAATGCAGAAGCAAAATTTCACTATGGGAGACACAACCGTTCTTCACCTGAGGAAATATTACTTCAACCTCGTGCAGTACCTGAAGTTCAAGGAGTACAACAGGTGTGCCTGGACAGTCGTGCGAGTGCAAATACTCACGAACTTTTCTTTCCTGATGAGACTAACAGATTACCTCCGTGACTGA